A stretch of Arachis hypogaea cultivar Tifrunner chromosome 15, arahy.Tifrunner.gnm2.J5K5, whole genome shotgun sequence DNA encodes these proteins:
- the LOC112749160 gene encoding uncharacterized protein gives MYLADASDATPCKAFSTTLTKAAVKWFDNLPRRSVTSFDDLSRKFLMRFSIQKDKVKHAPSLLGVKQEVGEPLRDYMERFNKACLEIQDLPSLVNGLREGPFSQSISKRHPTSLSDGDLPY, from the exons atgtatctggccgACGCCTCGGATGCCACTCCCTGCAAGGCTTTCTCGACGACCTTGACGAAAGCAGCggtgaagtggttcgacaatctcCCCCGGAGGTCGGTCACCAGCTTCGACGACCTCTCGCGAAAGTTCCTTAtgcgattctccatccagaaggacaaagtaaaaCACGCACCAAGCCTTCTGGGAGTAAAACAGGAGGTTGGAGAACCTTTGAGGGACTACATGGAGAGGTTCAATAAAGCGTGcttagagattcaagacctgcccagcCTAGTCAATGGACttcgagaaggtcccttctcccaGTCCATCTCGAAAAGGCATCCGACCTccttaagtgat GGAGATTTGCCATACTGA
- the LOC112749161 gene encoding uncharacterized protein translates to MWCTTSYLVNLVASTSDTGAGAAANSERARSKSRNGDAAHDVLPRRSVVVDVGHWHKSRNDDAADDILFRLDLLASTLRRHGSLISLTKPSWVVRTESNVKKKRRKKPDPHCVVCEGSGRVDCHQCCGKGTTNKVYLEMLPKGEWPKWCRTCGGSGLGYCSRCLRTGEYRYIMGFHFMNRDSELSFCTIIII, encoded by the exons ATGTGGTGCACGACGTCCTACCTCGTCAATCTGGTGGCATCGACGTCAGACACTGGCGCAGGAGCGGCAGCAAACAGTGAGCGAGCGAGGAGTAAGAGCAGAAATGGTGACGCGGCGCACGATGTTCTCCCTCGCCGATCTGTTGTTGTTGACGTCGGACACTGGCACAAGAGCAGAAACGACGACGCGGCGGATGACATCCTCTTTCGCCTCGATCTGCTGGCGTCAAC TCTCCGCCGCCATGGATCCCTAATTTCACTCACTAAGCCATCTTGGGTTGTGAGAACGGAGTCAAAtgttaagaagaagagaagaaagaagccgGATCCACATTGTGTAGTCTGTGAGGGGAGTGGACGAGTCGATTGCCACCAGTGTTGTGGGAAGGGAACGACAAACAAGGTTTATTTGGAAATGCTCCCGAAAGGCGAATGGCCAAAATGGTGTAGAACTTGTGGCGGAAGCGGTCTTGGTTACTGCTCCCGTTGCCTTCGTACCGGAGAATATAGGTATATTATGGGATTCCATTTCATGAACAGGGACAGTGAATTGAGTTTttgcacaataataataatataa
- the LOC112747222 gene encoding uncharacterized protein: MMAHHQFTEDFQSMIMKPFLDIDPSMDLINQFIGLNTTTTTTTTHMNMCDNLFGSHHHHHHHQDDFQGNLEESFHQNHHHVNNNASSVVVPVISSSLLNYYPSENEEVHEGKKRKATTSGNSTPAASHHSESKIIKNNGCGGRGKRVKSNKTEEEEEKKQKEVVHVRARRGQATDSHSIAERVRRGKINEKLRCLQNIVPGCYKTMGMAVMLDEIINYVQSLQHQVEFLSLKLTAASTFYDFNSETDALETMQRAKASEAKELGKYGKEGHGGVSCYQPNWPLV; the protein is encoded by the exons ATGATGGCTCATCACCAATTCACAGAAGATTTTCAAAGCATGATCATGAAACCTTTCTTGGATATTGATCCAAGCATGGATCTCATCAACCAGTTCATAGGTTtgaacacaacaacaacaacaacaacaacacataTGAACATGTGTGACAACTTGTTTggatctcatcatcatcatcatcatcaccaagatGATTTTCAAGGAAACTTGGAAGAAAGTTTccatcaaaatcatcatcatgTCAACAACAATGCATCATCAGTAGTAGTCCCAgtaatttcttcttcccttctcaatTATTATCCATCAGAAAATGAAGAAGTCCATGAAGGTAAAAAGAGAAAAGCAACAACTTCAGGAAACTCAACTCCTGCAGCTTCTCATCATAGTGAAAGCAAgattattaaaaataat GGTTGTGGTGGAAGAGGTAAGAGAGTGAAGAGCAATAaaacagaagaagaagaggagaagaaacaAAAGGAAGTGGTTCATGTCAGAGCAAGAAGAGGTCAAGCCACTGATAGTCACAGCATAGCTGAAAGG GTTAGAAGAGgaaaaatcaatgaaaaattaAGGTGCCTGCAAAACATTGTTCCAGGATGTTACAAG acCATGGGCATGGCGGTTATGTTGGATGAAATCATAAACTATGTTCAATCCTTGCAACATCAAGTAGAG TTCCTTTCTTTGAAGCTCACAGCAGCAAGTACCTTTTATGACTTCAATTCAGAGACAGATGCTTTGGAAACAATGCAG AGAGCAAAGGCATCCGAGGCAAAAGAGTTAGGCAAGTATGGGAAAGAAGGGCATGGAGGAGTTTCTTGCTATCAACCAAATTGGCCTCTTGTTTGA